The Cryptococcus decagattii chromosome 1, complete sequence genome includes a region encoding these proteins:
- a CDS encoding pyridoxal kinase: protein MSTIEQKEAYQDRGRILSIQSHVVSGYVGNRAATFPLQTLGYDVDVINTVQFSNHTGYGFTDGHKTSPDELAAIFNGMAINGLLTHSRILTGYIPSAQALGVVADRIRRLKTDNPSLIYLLDPVMGDIGTGLYVSRDVVPIYREMLNMATIITPNQFEVELLSGIAITSLETLQKALEKLHTVNQLPHIAFSSIPLPISIVESLSLPAPPPSYTRLLPLPLPPWYDAVGTAAPDDEVLVCFASSWSDGQMETYAFALPTIRGYFSGVGDLFSAMVLAHFKDPKAKPNLPPLPWAVSKALLTVQQILLQTHVHSLAQAEVVGAATPRPLHHPSDLLSADSVIPSDTELDALKPSNPKDPKRKARRMRLRELRVVQERALIQDGGEGWPGKKMDWTYISEQFEK, encoded by the exons ATGTCGACTATTGAACAGAAAGAAGCGTATCAGGATAGAGGGAGGATACTTTCTATCCAATCACATGTGGTTTCAGGCTATGTTG GCAACAGGGCCGCCACTTTCCCATTGCAGACTCTAGGTTATGATGTGGATGTGATCAACACTGTTCAGTTCTCCAACCATACAG GTTACGGTTTCACGGATGGACATAAAACCTCACCTGACGAGTTGGCTGCCATATTCAATGGCATGGCTATCAATGGACTACTCACGCACTCTAGGATACTTACAGGCTATATACCAAGTGCTCAGGCGCTTGGGGTGGTCGCAGACAGAATAAGGAGGCTGAAGACAGACAACCCGTCTCTTATATATCTTCTTGATC CCGTCATGGGAGACATTGGGACAGGCCTGTATGTATCCAGGGATGTAGTCCCTATATACAGAGAAATGTTGAATATGGCTACGATCATAACACCAAACCAGTTTGAAGTGGA GCTTCTATCGGGGATCGCGATCACCTCTCTAGAGACATTGCAGAAGGCCCTTGAAAAGCTACATACTGTCAATCAGCTGCCCCATATTGCTTTTTCATCCATCCCCCTTCCCATCTCTATTGTCGAGTCACTTTCCTTGCCAGCTCCACCTCCCTCATATACACGTTTGCTTCCGctacctcttcctccatgGTATGATGCCGTTGGGACAGCTGCCCCGGACGATGAGGTCCTTGTTTGCTTTGCCAGCAGCTGGTCTGATGGTCAAATGGAAACATATgcttttgctcttcctACCATCAGAGGTTATTTCTCAGGAGTAGGAGACCTTTTTTCAGCCATGGTTTTGGCTCATTTCAAGGATCCTAAAGCCAAACCCaaccttcctcctcttccctgGGCTGTTTCAAAAGCGTTGTTAACTGTGCAACAAATCCTTCTACAAACTCATGTCCATTCACTCGCTCAAGCAGAGGTCGTTGGGGCTGCGACACCGCGCCCACTGCATCACCCCTCTGATCTCTTATCTGCAGATTCAGTCATACCTTCCGATACAGAGCTTGATGCTCTCAAACCTTCGAATCCTAAAGACCCCAAGAGAAAGGCTCGAAGGATGAGATTACGGGAGTTAAGAGTGGTGCAGGAGAGAGCACTAATTCAGGATGGCGGAGAAGGATGgccagggaaaaaaatgGATTGGACATACATATCTGAACAATTTGAAAAATAG
- a CDS encoding chaperone DnaK — protein MLSLSRTLRSTQAINPLRSVARTTSPLLASKRFNSGKVSGPVIGIDLGTTNSCVSIFEGGAPKVLENSEGARTTPSVVAFTKDGERLVGQPARRQAVVNGENTIFATKRLIGRKFKDAEVQKDIKNVPYKIVAHTNGDAWVEARGEKYSPSQIGAFIVNKMKDTASAYLGKPVKHAVITVPAYFNDSQRQATKDAGSIAGLEVLRVINEPTAAALAYGLDKSESSVIAVYDLGGGTFDISILEMQKGVFEVKSTNGDTHLGGEDFDIALVNHILAEFKKETGIDVSGDRMAIQRIREAAEKAKCELSSAGATDISLPYITATAEGPQHINLNLTRARFESIVKPLVDRTIEPCKKALSDAGVKASEINDVILVGGMSRMPKVIETVKSTFGREPSKGVNPDEAVAIGASIQAGVLAGNVTDILLLDVTPLSLGIETLGGVFTRLINRNTTIPTKKSQTFSTAADGQTAIQVKVYQGERELVRDNKLLGDFQLTGLPPAPKGVPQIQITFDIDADGIVNVSAIDKATNREQSMTIASSSGLSDNEIEQMVADSEKYAEADKARRLVIEEANKGESFVVDTEKSMTEFEAQLDAAEREKVKKLLAELREIAAKGAAGDASVKADDIRQALDAAQQASLGLFQKVYEKRNAESRDNNTESSESSQSTEGEKKQ, from the exons ATGCTCTCCCTCTCTCGAACACTCCGATCCACTCAGGCCATCAACCCCCTCCGAAGCGTCGCT AGGACGACTTCCCCCCTCCTCGCATCCAAGCGATTCAACAGTGGCAAGGTTTCTGGTCCTGTGATTGG TATCGATCTTGGTACTACCAACTCATGTGTTTC TATCTTTGAGGGTGGCGCTCCCAAGGTGCTTGAAAATTCTGAGGGTGCCCGAACAACTCCTTCCGTCGTTGCTTTCACCAAGG ATGGCGAGCGTCTCGTCGGTCAGCCTGCAAGGCGACAGGCGGTCGTTAACGGCGAAAACACCATTTTTGCCACTAAGCG ATTAATTGGACGAAAGTTCAAGGACGCCGAGGTCCAGAAGGACATCAAGAACGTTCCCTACAAGATCGTTGCTCACACCAACGGTGATGCCTGGGTTGAGGCTCGTGGCGAGAAGTACTCTCCCTCTCAGATCGGTGCCTTCATTGTCAacaagatgaaggacaCTGCTTCTGCGTATCTCGGCAAGCCCGTTAAGCATGCCG TCATCACCGTCCCTGCTTACTTCAACGACTCTCAGCGTCAGGCTACCAAGGATGCTGGCTCTATCGCTGGTCTTGAGGTTCTTCGTGTTATCAACGAGCCTACCGCTGCCGCTCTTGCCTACGGTCTCGACAAGAGCGAGTCCTCCGTGATTGCTGTCTACGACTTGGGTGGTGGTACTTTCGATATCTCCATCCTTGAGATGCAGAAGGGTGTTTTCGAGGTCAAGTCTACCAACGGTGACACTCACCTTGGTGGTGAAGACTTCGACATCGCTCTTGTTAACCACATCTTGGCCGAGTTCAAGAAGGAGACAGGTATCGACGTTTCTGGCGACCGAATGGCTATTCAGCGAATTAGGGAGGCTGCCGAGAAGGCCAAGTGCGAGTTGTCTTCAGCCGGTGCCACCGAcatttctcttccttaCATCACTGCTACCGCGGAGGGTCCTCAGCACAtcaacctcaacctcaCCCGTGCTCGTTTCGAATCCATTGTCAAGCCTCTTGTTGACCGAACTATTGAGCCCTGTAAGAAGGCTCTTAGCGACGCTGGTGTCAAGGCTTCTGAGATTAACGACGTCATTCTTGTTGGTGGTATGAGCCGAATGCCCAAGGTCATTGAGACTGTCAAGTCTACTTTCGGTAGGGAGCCTAGCAAGGGTGTCAACCCCGACGAGGCTGTTGCCATCGGTGCCTCCATCCAGGCCGGTGTTCTTGCCGGTAACGTCACCGacattctccttcttgatgtcacccctctttcccttgGTATTGAGACCCTCGGTGGTGTCTTCACTCGTCTCATCAACCGAAACACTACTATTCCCACCAAGAAGTCCCAGACTTTCTCCACAGCCGCCGACGGTCAGACCGCCATCCAGGTTAAGGTCTACCAGGGAGAGCGAGAGTTGGTTCGAGACAACAAGCTTCTCGGTGATTTCCAACTCACCGGCCTTCCTCCTGCGCCCAAGGGTGTTCCTCAAATCCAGATTACCTTCGACATCGACGCCGATGGTATCGTCAACGTTTCTGCTATTGACAAGGCTACCAACCGTGAGCAGTCTATGACTattgcttcttcttccggtCTTTCCGACAACGAGATTGAACAAATGGTTGCCGACTCTGAGAAGTACGCCGAGGCAGACAAGGCCCGACGACTCGTCATTGAGGAGGCCAACAAGGGCGAGAGTTTCGTCGTCGACACTGAGAAGTCGATGACCGAATTTGAGGCTCAGCTCGATGCTGCTGAGCGGGAGAAGGTCAAGAAGCTTTTGGCCGAGCTTAGAGAGATCGCCGCTAAGGGCGCCGCTGGTGACGCCAGTGTCAAGGCCGACGACATCCGACAGGCCCTTGACGCTGCTCAACAGGCTTCTCTCGGTCTTTTCCAAAAG GTCTACGAGAAGCGAAACGCCGAATCTCGCGACAACAACACTGAGTCTTCCGAATCTTCCCAGTCTACCGagggtgagaagaagcaatAA
- a CDS encoding lipoyl synthase, mitochondrial, with protein sequence MVKLPSAARIRSLATAPATATRAFATVNPTSPAAQPAKSKRRFEKLDDGLTFDDFLSGDVPPENERVVLGNTKQPRLPSFLKHPIATGASYSGIKKELRGLGLHTVCEEAKCPNIGECWGGGKGNATATIMLMGDQCTRGCRFCSVKTSKAPPPLDVHEPENTAEAISRWGLGYIVLTSVDRDDLVDGGAAHIASTISKIKQKAPNILVEALTPDFATKGVEVIHTVAASGLDVFAHNVETVERCTPFVRDRRAGFNQSLKVLEEAKKGARAAGREILTKSSIMLGVGEMEEEIHETLRRLRESDVDVVTFGQYMRPTKRHMKVDRYVEPEEFAKWKEVAERMGFLYVASGPLVRSSYKAGEFFIENVLEKRRAAAAEHAASQLSTQPPSAVAAKM encoded by the exons ATGGTAAAGCTCCCCTCAGCAGCTCGCATTCGATCCCTTGCCACCGCGCCCGCCACTGCAACCAGGGCGTTTGCTACCGTCAACCCGACCTCTCCTGCCGCTCAGCCTGCAAAGTCCAAACGACGTTTCGAAAAGCTCGACGATGGGTTAACATTTGACGACTTTTTGTCAGGCGATGTTCCCCCAGAGAATGAGCGTGTGGTTTTGGGTAACACGAAACA ACCTCGCTTGCCATCTTTCCTCAAGCATCCGATCGCCACTGGCGCGTCCTACAGCGGTATAAAAAAGGAGCTTCGTGGATTAGGATTGCACACTGTGTGTGAAGAAGCCAAATGTCCCAACATTGGCGAATGCTGGGGTGGCGGTAAAGGAAATGCGACGGCGACGATCATG TTGATGGGTGATCAATGTACAAGAGGATGTCGATTTTGCTCTGTCAAGACTTCCAAGGCGCCTCCTCCACTGGACGTCCATGAGCCCGAGAATACTGCTGAAGCGATCAGCCGATGGGGACTTGGCTATATCGTGTTGACGAGTGTTGATCGAGATG ACCTGGTTGATGGCGGTGCGGCCCATATCGCTTCTACCATTTCCAAGATCAAGCAAAAAGCACCCAACATCCTCGTTGAAGCCCTCACTCCCGATTTCGCCACAAAGGGCGTTGAAGTCATCCATACCGTTGCCGCATCTGGTCTTGATGTCTTTGCCCATAATGTTGAGACTGTTGAAAGGTGTACACCATTCGTACGAGACAGGCGGGCAGGGTTTAACCAGAGTTTAAAGGTGTTGGAAGAGGCCAAGAAGGGTGCGCGAGCCGCGGGGCGGGAGATTTTGACAAAGAGCAGTATCATGCTGGGTGTcggagagatggaagaagaaatccACGAAACGTTGAGAC gATTACGCGAGTCGGACGTTGATGTTGTCACTTTTGGTCAATACATGCGACCAACAAAACGACACATGAAGGTGGACCGATATGTCGAACCTGAAGAGTTTGcgaaatggaaagaggtgGCGGAGAGGATGGGATTCCTGTATGTGGCCAGTGGACCCCTTGTTAGATCAAGTTACAAG GCTGGTGAATTCTTTATCGAAAATGTACTTGAAAAACGACGTGCAGCTGCTGCCGAGCACGCTGCTTCCCAACTGTCTACCCAGCCACCATCCGCTGTCGCTGCCAAAATGTAA